The DNA sequence GAAGCCGCTGGTAGATAACCACCCCTTTGTCCCCTCCTTAGAAAGGAGGGGAAATCTCCTCCCTCCTGCCCGACATCGGTCAGACGGGCGAGGGAGGTGAGTTTATCCCGATTTATCGGGAGTGGGTGTGATTCTGAAATTCTTGCTCATATTAGGGATGCATAACTATTACACCCCTCCCCTCTGCGAGGTACTCCCCTCAAGGGGAGAGAATATATATGCGCAGGTTAGGGCCACCAAATCCCCCCTCCTTAGAAAGGAGGGGTAGTTCTGTCATTGCGAGCGAAGCGCGGCAATCTCGGGTTTCTCCTTCGTCTTAATAAATTTAGATTGCCACGTCAATACGTTCCTCGCAAAGATTGACTTTTGCATTTATCTGCGAAGATGAAAAAAGACGGGTCAGGATTTAATCAGATAATCCCCGTGCCCAAAAGCAACGCCAGCAAGAGAAGCATCCCTACCACACTGTTGCGGACATGAATCATTTTAACTTTTTTCATCAGCCTGCTTCCGACAAATGAACCGATAAACGCCGTAACCGTTGCGGCGATTATCAGATTCATACCTCCTGAATCGGACACTATCGTCAACGTTCCCGCAGATATTGATGTTCCATAAACGGTCAGGCGGGCTAAATCCACAACCACCGCGCAGACGACACCCGTTCCGATGAAGCGGGTCTTATCGCTGATTGAGCGGAGCAGGAATGCGCTCCGCAGCGCGCCCTGATGCCCGGAAAGTCCGCCGAAAAAGCCTGATAACGCCCCGCCGAGCGGGATATACCGCTTGGAAAACTTGAATTTCTCTTTAGTCGGCATCAGCTCAAGGAGCGCAAAAAATATCATTAGAATCGCCACCACAAGTTTAACTATAGTGATTTCCCGCGTACCGTTCAGCTCATACGTCCAGAGCGGAGCCGAAACAGAAATACGCGTCAGTAGATAAGCGCCCAAAGCGGAGGTAACCAGTCCGGGCAACACGAACCGCCATACGATACTCCAATCTGCATACTTACCCATAATTCCTAATTTGAACAGATTATTGCTAAGGTGAACAACTGCGGTCATAATTATCGCTGATTCAATGGGAAAGAAGAGCGCGAAGACAGGCATCAGAAGCATCCCGATTCCGAACCCGGAAAAGAGAGTGAGAGCCGCAACTACCAGAGCGGCAAGCATCACTACCGCGTACATTATCATTTTATTATTAGAGTAGTGAGTTTCAAGCGGATAATATAAAATAGATTCAGCTTAATCGGAAGTTCAATTCGGTCTGCTCCGGCAGCACAACCAAGAATCTGTCATTCAGAGTCAACCACCCCTTTTATCTCCTCCCTGGAGGGAGGTGGCACGAAGTGACGGTGGGTGTGATTTTGAAAATAACTCAATAACTTCCGTTACCGAACGGTCACACCCCTCCCTCCTTCGGAGTACTCCCCTCAAGGGGAGAGAGAATATATGCACGGGTTAGGACTTGCCTGTCCCGCCAGTGGCGGTGGTCCTGACCGCACACTCTCTGTCATTCAGAGGAGCGAACCCAGCCAGCGGCGGTGGATGCGACGAAGGAATCTCACAATTTACCTCAGTGGACAGACTTGAGATTCTTTCGCTCCGCTCAGAATGACGGAAAGGATAAATATCAGTGCGAGTCAAGACCACTGCCGGAGGCAGTGGATAAAATGTTTATTTGGAGTGCATTGACTATGTCAATGCGGCATCAACACAGTTGATGCACTCCTATAAAAACGCATAGGTCAGGCGGAGAGTGTGATTTATCAATTTGCTCTATACCTTTCGCGATCAAACGGTCACACCCCTCCCTCCTTCGGAGTACTCCCCTTAAGGGGAGAGTTATATGCACGGGTTAAGGCTTGCCTGTCCCGCAGTGGCAGAGACCTGCCCGCAGTCAGAGTCAACCACCCCTTTGTCCCCTCCTTAGAAAGGAGGGGAAATCTCCTCCCTCCTTCGGAGTACTCCCCTCAAGGGGAGAGGATATAAATTCAATGAGTAAATAATGAGCAATTGATAAAAATCAAAAGCCCCGAGTTTCCTCAGGGCTTTTCTTCGTTTTCATCTATCCAATACGGGTTAGTATGCCCACCCGTACATTGTCCGCTTCATTATCTTACTCCTTTGTTTCCCTCACACTGATATATACGCATATTTAGGCAATTTGTTCCGTATTTTACCTTACAATTACCCTAAAATATGCAATTCGCGTTTATTCACAGAAAGCCCGCTGTTACTCAGTCTCCGGTCATCCACACGTCTGCCCATCAGGTTGCCAACACTCTGATTCAGCCGGCTATTTCGTCTCGCTTCATTCCGAAGCGTTTTCGGAAGCCTATCAACGAAATTTTCTATTTCGTACTCCGTTTTCCACGGCTCCAATAGATCAATTTTTTTCGATTGCACCCGGGCGCTTATGTCAATTCCGAGCTCATCGTCCTGCACTAAAATGGTGTCTCCCACTTCGATTTTGTCGTATTGGAAAGCGTCCGGGTCCATCTCATAAAGATCAACCGCATTTATGATATATTTTGTTTTCGGAGTTTTATTCTCCTGAAGAGCGTCGAACCCTTCATCCCAGAGCAGTCGCGCTCCGCTGATGGGATAAAATTCGTTTGGAACGCTCAGTCGCGCCGCTTTTTCCACCATAACTGAATCCACGTAAAATTCCGATTGAGCGGAATTTGAGAGTATCTTAACAGTTCCCACAGTTGTTTTAGCCGTAATCCCCTCAACAATGAGCTGCGTCCATACGCCGATAATTGAGGTTTCCGCCGTTTCGCCTGAGGCTGACGGCTGGTCATCAACGCCGTCATTGAGTTCAAGTTTTACATTACCTGATATAACATAAACCCATACGTATAACGAATAAATGCTGTCCGTTTCTAATATGACAGATTGCTTTATTCCCTCTCCCACATCGGCTTCTTCGATCTTCTGACTCTTTGAACCGTATCGCACGAAATTTGGATCGGTCACCGCGGCTACCGGAAATGATCCGCCGATTGTGACAACAGACCAGTTTTCCCCGATTCCGGAAACGAACTCCCGTGAAAAATCAGGATTGAATAGTAGATTTCGCGCCTCAACTATGGATTTATTGAAATGAGCCGCTTCCACCGTTCCGTGAGATGCGATAGAAGCTGCGTCTCTTATGTAATTAAAATCCGTTCCCGACGCATCGGCAACTATCTTGAAATAATCGCCTACCGTCAGGCTGCTCAGAGCGGTTGTTATCACCACCTGACTTCCTGCAATCGAGTCTATTATTTCACGCCGCACTCCAATTGATACTCCGCCCACCGCTCTTGTCACCTCGAAATGATAATTATTCCACGAATCGTCCGACGGTACTAACCGATTGTGAGAGTTAATGGTAGCGCCGGATATGGATTCGACAATATGTTCCGCTGATACCGTATCGAGGATATTGTCTCCGCCGATATCCGCTGGCGGCTCTCCACCTCCCGCCGGATATACGACATTGAAAAGGTCCCGCGTATCAATATTTCTCCTGATGCCCGTGAGATTCCGCGTATAACGCAGCCGTGCGCTTCGGTTTGTCCCTCTTGGGAGGATACTGACAGATTTATCATTGTTGACTATGAGGTCGCTTCCGAGACGTTCCCGCACATCGTCCACCAACTCAAGCACCGAGCCGAAATTCAGCACTACATCAAGTTTGGTGGCGGGGCTGATAGTGCCTACCGTAAATGACGACTCTCCCATTATCTCATTCATCACCGTCAAAGGCTCAGCCTGAACGTACGGAGTCCATTTCGGATAGATTTCCTCCAACATATCGTATTTAATATGTTCGCACTCCAAAAATCCTGTAGGCGAATCTTTCTCCGTACGTGTGTCCTGTTTTTGTTTTATCCTGAACGGCAGATAGCTCTCATCATCGAGATTCACCACCCGAATAAACTTGCGATTTTCTATCATAGACCAGCTGTCGCTATCTCTTGAAATGCCTATGGATAAAGAGTTATCGCCGTTTAATTCGTCAATCATTTTCGCGAAAATCAGATCGTCAGTGGGAATTATGAGCTCCCGGGACGAGTTAGCTGAGTCGTACAGTTCCAGCCGGAATTTAGCCATATTTTAGTGCCTTATTTTATTGTTCGCCATCAGCCTGTGTACCTTTAAGCCCATATATTCTTTCGTCGCATCCACCGCCGGAGGCAGGGGATAAAATGTTTTTTTTGAGTGCATTGACTATGTCAATGCGGCATCAACGCAGTTGATGCACTCCTATAAAACGATAGGCCGTGCGGGAAGTGTGTGATTTATCAATTTGCTCTAAACCTTTCGCTATCAAACAGTCACACCCCTCGTCCGCCGGCTGGCGGACACTCCCCTCAAGGGGAGAGGAATTATTTACGGTCAGGGCCTGTCCGACTGATGC is a window from the Candidatus Neomarinimicrobiota bacterium genome containing:
- a CDS encoding sulfite exporter TauE/SafE family protein: MMYAVVMLAALVVAALTLFSGFGIGMLLMPVFALFFPIESAIIMTAVVHLSNNLFKLGIMGKYADWSIVWRFVLPGLVTSALGAYLLTRISVSAPLWTYELNGTREITIVKLVVAILMIFFALLELMPTKEKFKFSKRYIPLGGALSGFFGGLSGHQGALRSAFLLRSISDKTRFIGTGVVCAVVVDLARLTVYGTSISAGTLTIVSDSGGMNLIIAATVTAFIGSFVGSRLMKKVKMIHVRNSVVGMLLLLALLLGTGII
- a CDS encoding phage tail protein, which translates into the protein MAKFRLELYDSANSSRELIIPTDDLIFAKMIDELNGDNSLSIGISRDSDSWSMIENRKFIRVVNLDDESYLPFRIKQKQDTRTEKDSPTGFLECEHIKYDMLEEIYPKWTPYVQAEPLTVMNEIMGESSFTVGTISPATKLDVVLNFGSVLELVDDVRERLGSDLIVNNDKSVSILPRGTNRSARLRYTRNLTGIRRNIDTRDLFNVVYPAGGGEPPADIGGDNILDTVSAEHIVESISGATINSHNRLVPSDDSWNNYHFEVTRAVGGVSIGVRREIIDSIAGSQVVITTALSSLTVGDYFKIVADASGTDFNYIRDAASIASHGTVEAAHFNKSIVEARNLLFNPDFSREFVSGIGENWSVVTIGGSFPVAAVTDPNFVRYGSKSQKIEEADVGEGIKQSVILETDSIYSLYVWVYVISGNVKLELNDGVDDQPSASGETAETSIIGVWTQLIVEGITAKTTVGTVKILSNSAQSEFYVDSVMVEKAARLSVPNEFYPISGARLLWDEGFDALQENKTPKTKYIINAVDLYEMDPDAFQYDKIEVGDTILVQDDELGIDISARVQSKKIDLLEPWKTEYEIENFVDRLPKTLRNEARRNSRLNQSVGNLMGRRVDDRRLSNSGLSVNKRELHILG